A stretch of the Tannerella serpentiformis genome encodes the following:
- a CDS encoding GIY-YIG nuclease family protein — MSKLNVIIHTDNPHDHQKVRKGKLDCVMTVLSRRFCEIADLSKIEEMNRPCLYLLVDEGRKAYIGQTGHFRDRGKTHVRNKEWWTRAYVFVSGSNQYDQASITYLEYLAIREGLATGAYDLSENGQRPTKPILQEGDSSEYDKIFEEIKFFLEYERCFVFTKMSAQADASLQEEITFSIESTASKSVTEAVSSEPIEPKPAAKTFSIEAVVPRSTDKTVLPAPVTPQPVVKTFSLDTSVSRPVANQPPLFFLKHTKQTCVARGYPLNDGTKSFVVLKGSEISVKESNTKGGSARVEMLKHCTLCGDEKYVLNEDLVFKTPSGASGACLGQSSNGYDVWKTEAGVTLKSYLENLQQTDA; from the coding sequence ATGAGTAAACTGAACGTGATTATCCATACAGATAATCCACATGATCATCAAAAGGTAAGGAAGGGCAAGTTGGATTGTGTGATGACCGTGCTTTCGCGTCGCTTTTGCGAAATAGCCGACCTCTCCAAAATCGAAGAAATGAATCGCCCCTGTCTCTATTTGCTCGTGGATGAGGGAAGAAAAGCCTATATCGGGCAGACAGGTCATTTTAGAGACCGTGGAAAAACTCATGTAAGGAATAAGGAATGGTGGACGCGGGCATACGTCTTTGTTTCGGGTTCCAACCAATACGACCAAGCCAGCATTACATATTTAGAGTATCTGGCTATTCGCGAAGGATTGGCAACCGGGGCGTATGACTTGTCGGAAAACGGGCAAAGGCCGACGAAACCGATTTTGCAAGAGGGGGATAGCTCTGAGTACGACAAAATATTTGAGGAGATCAAGTTTTTTCTCGAATACGAGCGATGCTTTGTCTTTACAAAGATGAGCGCGCAAGCAGATGCTTCTTTGCAGGAAGAGATAACGTTTTCAATAGAGTCTACTGCTTCGAAATCAGTTACCGAAGCGGTTTCATCAGAGCCTATCGAACCGAAGCCGGCTGCTAAAACATTTTCAATAGAGGCTGTTGTACCGCGGTCAACCGATAAAACCGTTTTGCCTGCTCCCGTTACGCCGCAACCGGTCGTCAAAACGTTTTCACTAGACACCAGCGTGTCGCGGCCGGTTGCCAATCAGCCCCCATTGTTCTTCTTAAAACATACCAAGCAAACTTGTGTGGCACGAGGCTATCCGCTGAATGACGGGACGAAGTCTTTCGTCGTACTGAAAGGATCAGAGATCTCAGTAAAAGAGAGCAACACTAAAGGCGGCAGTGCACGAGTCGAGATGTTGAAGCATTGCACGCTGTGCGGTGATGAGAAATATGTACTCAATGAGGATCTTGTATTCAAAACTCCGAGCGGAGCCTCCGGCGCCTGCTTGGGGCAAAGCAGCAACGGCTATGATGTATGGAAAACTGAAGCAGGTGTGACGCTCAAATCGTATTTGGAAAACCTTCAACAAACAGACGCTTAA
- a CDS encoding AIR synthase related protein, whose protein sequence is MSDQRYTRRGVSASKEDVHNAIRRIDKGLFPKAFCKIIPDILGADPAYCNIMHADGAGTKSALSYLYWRETGDLSVWKGIAQDALIMNIDDLLCVGATDNILVSSTIGRNKLLIPGEVISAIINGTDELLSELREMGIGVYATGGETADVGDLVRTIIVDSTVTCRMRRADVIDNARIRPGDVIVGLASFGQASYEHAYNGGMGSNGLTSARHDVFAHYLAEKYPESFDAAVPDDLVYAGGLRLTDAIEGLNVDAGRLVLSPTRTYAPVVKALLDAMRPEIHGMVHCSGGAQTKILHFIGDDMRVVKDNLFPLPPLFRIIREQSGTDWAEMYKVFNMGHRMEVYLDAQRAEEVIALSRSFGIDARIVGRVESAERKELIIRSEFGEFRY, encoded by the coding sequence ATGAGCGACCAACGGTACACACGGCGCGGCGTCAGCGCTTCGAAAGAAGACGTGCATAACGCCATCCGACGCATCGACAAGGGCCTTTTCCCGAAGGCCTTTTGCAAAATCATCCCTGACATACTGGGTGCTGATCCTGCTTACTGCAACATCATGCACGCTGATGGCGCCGGCACTAAGTCGGCGCTTTCTTATCTATACTGGCGCGAAACGGGCGACCTCAGCGTCTGGAAGGGCATTGCACAGGACGCGCTGATCATGAACATCGACGACCTGCTTTGCGTCGGCGCCACGGACAACATCCTTGTCTCAAGCACCATCGGGCGTAACAAACTGTTGATCCCCGGCGAGGTGATCTCAGCCATCATCAACGGCACAGACGAGCTGCTGTCCGAGCTGCGTGAGATGGGCATCGGCGTTTACGCCACGGGCGGTGAGACGGCCGACGTGGGCGATTTGGTACGCACGATCATTGTCGATAGCACCGTCACCTGCCGCATGCGCCGCGCCGATGTGATCGACAATGCGCGTATCCGCCCTGGCGACGTCATCGTCGGATTGGCCTCTTTCGGTCAAGCCTCCTATGAGCATGCCTACAACGGCGGCATGGGCAGCAACGGACTCACCAGCGCGCGCCATGATGTCTTCGCCCACTACTTGGCCGAGAAATACCCCGAGAGTTTTGACGCCGCCGTTCCTGACGATCTCGTTTACGCCGGTGGTCTCCGCCTCACGGACGCCATCGAAGGCCTCAACGTAGATGCCGGCCGCCTCGTCCTCTCTCCCACGCGCACCTACGCTCCCGTCGTCAAGGCCCTGCTCGACGCCATGCGCCCCGAGATCCACGGCATGGTGCACTGCTCTGGCGGTGCGCAGACGAAGATCCTCCACTTCATCGGCGACGACATGCGCGTCGTCAAAGACAACCTCTTCCCCCTACCGCCCCTCTTCCGCATCATCCGCGAGCAGAGCGGCACAGACTGGGCTGAGATGTACAAAGTCTTCAACATGGGCCACCGCATGGAGGTCTACTTAGACGCCCAGCGAGCAGAAGAAGTCATCGCCCTCAGTCGATCGTTCGGCATCGACGCCCGCATTGTGGGTCGCGTAGAGTCTGCTGAGCGAAAGGAATTGATCATCCGCAGTGAGTTTGGGGAGTTCCGGTATTGA
- a CDS encoding glucosaminidase domain-containing protein produces the protein MDDGRLERFRKYTSVEQSYEDHSHFIADRAHYKSLFELKPTDYVGWAHGLKRCGYASDPKYASKLIELIERYELHAYDLASASSSEPIASRPARSVSTPSAPAKRPATSPEVKPERKKPAETKPAAATQREPGTKPTAHGIKVPKKSKPEAAAPKAQKEPAAQPAPAKPAPKKEAAPAAKPAPAPKADAPKPAAKPAADPKAAAAKKPAPADAKKPAPTPKADAPKPAAKPVADPKAAAAKKPAPADTKKPASAPKAWTPKPTAKPAADPKAAAAKKPAPADTKKPASAPKAWTPKPTAKPAADPKAAAAVKKPATAVKKSAIASAKKPVATKKAVSPPAAKKPAPTPKKQSGKLVASSEKSKATPTKKVTPKDQRAPQAKKPAASVVNKAKTPAAKPAAKPTAAKPAAKPATKSAAKPAAKATAAKPTAKPAAKTALVKKTTPQASQKKEPKTPQKTSTLRRQNNNERPTVHTARRQRFERRRA, from the coding sequence ATGGATGATGGTCGCTTGGAACGCTTTCGTAAGTACACCTCCGTAGAACAATCCTACGAAGATCACTCGCACTTCATCGCTGACAGAGCGCACTACAAGTCGCTCTTTGAGCTCAAGCCAACAGACTATGTGGGTTGGGCGCATGGATTGAAACGATGTGGTTACGCCTCCGATCCCAAGTATGCCAGTAAGCTGATCGAGCTGATTGAGCGTTACGAGCTGCACGCCTATGACCTGGCCAGTGCCTCGTCCTCCGAACCCATCGCCTCGAGACCCGCAAGGAGCGTCTCCACACCATCGGCACCGGCCAAGCGTCCCGCCACCTCACCCGAGGTAAAGCCGGAGCGCAAGAAACCTGCGGAAACTAAACCCGCTGCCGCCACGCAACGTGAGCCGGGAACGAAGCCCACAGCCCACGGTATCAAGGTGCCCAAGAAATCGAAACCGGAAGCGGCCGCACCCAAAGCTCAAAAAGAGCCAGCTGCCCAACCTGCTCCGGCGAAACCTGCACCGAAAAAGGAAGCTGCTCCAGCTGCTAAACCAGCCCCTGCTCCCAAAGCAGATGCTCCTAAGCCTGCCGCGAAACCCGCAGCCGATCCGAAAGCTGCGGCCGCCAAGAAGCCAGCTCCGGCTGACGCTAAGAAACCGGCTCCTACCCCCAAAGCAGATGCTCCCAAGCCTGCTGCGAAACCCGTCGCCGATCCGAAAGCTGCGGCTGCCAAGAAGCCAGCTCCGGCTGACACTAAGAAACCGGCTTCTGCCCCGAAAGCGTGGACTCCCAAGCCTACTGCGAAACCAGCTGCCGATCCGAAAGCCGCTGCTGCGAAAAAGCCAGCTCCGGCTGACACTAAGAAACCGGCCTCTGCCCCGAAAGCGTGGACTCCCAAGCCTACTGCGAAACCCGCAGCCGATCCGAAGGCCGCTGCTGCTGTAAAAAAGCCTGCGACTGCCGTCAAGAAGTCAGCCATAGCCAGCGCCAAGAAACCGGTGGCGACGAAGAAAGCCGTCTCCCCACCCGCCGCGAAGAAGCCTGCCCCGACACCGAAGAAACAGTCAGGTAAGCTCGTGGCATCGTCGGAGAAGTCTAAAGCGACTCCAACGAAAAAGGTCACTCCTAAAGATCAGCGCGCGCCGCAGGCAAAGAAGCCTGCGGCTTCTGTCGTTAATAAGGCGAAGACTCCCGCTGCTAAGCCGGCCGCCAAACCGACTGCCGCTAAGCCCGCCGCTAAACCGGCCACAAAGTCTGCTGCCAAACCAGCAGCCAAAGCCACTGCCGCAAAGCCGACGGCTAAGCCTGCAGCCAAGACGGCTCTCGTCAAGAAGACTACCCCTCAGGCTTCTCAGAAAAAAGAACCCAAAACACCGCAGAAAACGTCTACCCTCAGAAGACAAAACAATAATGAGCGACCAACGGTACACACGGCGCGGCGTCAGCGCTTCGAAAGAAGACGTGCATAA
- a CDS encoding glucosaminidase domain-containing protein, producing the protein MMRPRTLSLYRLAVIIGCITLASSPVLVERMEAGKTEVRNLDACEEYIQAYHQAAIHQQTRHRIPASITLAQGILESSAGKSYLAIQGNNHFGIKCGNWTGDYLYKQDG; encoded by the coding sequence ATGATGCGCCCACGTACATTATCACTATATCGTCTTGCCGTTATTATAGGCTGTATTACGCTTGCCAGTAGCCCCGTGCTCGTCGAACGCATGGAGGCTGGCAAAACAGAAGTTCGAAATTTGGATGCTTGTGAAGAGTATATCCAGGCTTATCATCAGGCTGCTATCCATCAGCAGACCAGACATCGTATACCTGCCAGTATTACCTTGGCACAGGGTATCCTTGAATCGAGCGCAGGGAAAAGTTACCTGGCGATTCAGGGTAACAACCACTTCGGTATCAAATGCGGAAACTGGACGGGTGACTATCTCTATAAACAAGATGGATGA
- a CDS encoding glucosaminidase domain-containing protein, giving the protein MIPRCIRYFILIFYTGFTIVAAGHAERKRHPAYEKYITQYGYIAVQQGDRYNIPPSITLAQALHESGAGLSRLSLESNNHFGIKCHKDWKGARTYWDDDLKDECFRKYNNVAESYEDHSRFLVDKKRYSKLFLLRKTDYRGWAKGLQECGYATDRAYANKLIKMIEDYELYLFDTGKRIAREVQEKTRNEQPRTTPTTPSQKPSTRPLTEPGKKEGTFFERLFGKKKAEQPQPSSPDEKGLKPRDVYKTGGLLYTIARYNDTFDRIAQDLGFTARELARFNESPENFSLRRGDIVYLEKKKKRADMPHLYHQVQIGESMHSISQYYGIQVSTLYALNEKNQSYVPREGETLKLR; this is encoded by the coding sequence ATGATCCCTCGATGTATCCGATACTTTATTCTCATTTTCTATACAGGCTTCACGATCGTAGCGGCAGGCCATGCCGAGCGAAAGCGACACCCTGCTTATGAGAAATACATTACCCAATACGGCTATATTGCCGTACAACAGGGTGATCGATACAACATACCCCCCAGCATAACCCTCGCACAAGCGCTGCATGAATCTGGCGCAGGGCTTTCACGCCTCTCTTTAGAGTCCAACAACCATTTCGGAATCAAGTGCCACAAAGACTGGAAAGGCGCACGTACCTATTGGGACGACGATCTCAAGGACGAATGCTTTCGCAAATACAACAACGTGGCCGAATCCTATGAAGATCACTCCCGTTTCTTAGTCGACAAAAAGCGCTACAGCAAACTCTTCCTCCTCCGCAAGACAGACTATCGCGGATGGGCCAAAGGCTTGCAAGAATGCGGCTACGCCACCGATCGCGCCTATGCCAACAAGCTGATCAAAATGATCGAAGACTATGAACTCTATCTCTTTGACACCGGCAAAAGGATAGCGCGTGAAGTCCAGGAGAAAACGAGAAACGAACAGCCTCGAACAACGCCTACCACGCCCAGTCAGAAGCCCTCTACCCGACCCCTTACCGAGCCGGGGAAGAAAGAAGGCACCTTCTTCGAACGTCTATTCGGCAAAAAGAAGGCCGAGCAGCCTCAACCCTCATCACCAGACGAGAAGGGTCTGAAACCCCGTGACGTCTACAAGACGGGTGGCCTACTCTATACCATCGCACGCTACAACGACACCTTCGATCGGATCGCTCAGGATCTCGGCTTCACAGCACGCGAACTGGCACGATTCAACGAATCACCCGAGAACTTCTCCCTGCGACGGGGGGATATCGTTTACCTGGAGAAAAAGAAGAAACGGGCCGATATGCCCCATCTTTATCATCAGGTGCAGATCGGAGAATCTATGCACAGCATTTCTCAGTACTACGGCATACAGGTTAGTACGCTCTATGCCCTGAACGAGAAAAACCAAAGTTATGTGCCCCGAGAGGGAGAGACACTTAAACTCAGATAA
- a CDS encoding cytidine deaminase, with the protein MREERIEIRLQRGRIKELTADERRGMDVALAAAERAYAPYSGFHVGAAVELADGRLVPGSNQENAAYPSGLCAERTALFTAGAQYPDVAVRALYVVAMKDGVVQDKISPCGGCRQVISEVEHRYGQSIRIYLCGRTEYCCVESAEALLPLSFGSKDL; encoded by the coding sequence ATGCGAGAAGAAAGGATTGAAATACGTCTCCAAAGGGGGCGTATCAAGGAGCTCACGGCGGACGAACGTCGAGGCATGGATGTGGCACTTGCGGCGGCCGAGCGGGCGTACGCTCCGTACTCGGGATTTCACGTCGGGGCGGCCGTGGAGCTGGCTGACGGACGACTGGTGCCGGGCAGTAATCAAGAGAATGCAGCCTATCCCTCGGGATTGTGTGCCGAACGGACGGCCCTGTTCACGGCCGGGGCGCAGTATCCGGACGTAGCGGTGCGGGCGCTGTATGTGGTGGCCATGAAGGATGGCGTGGTGCAGGACAAGATCAGTCCGTGTGGCGGCTGTCGGCAGGTGATCTCGGAGGTGGAGCATCGCTACGGGCAATCCATCCGTATCTACCTCTGCGGACGGACGGAGTATTGCTGCGTGGAGTCGGCCGAGGCGCTGCTTCCGCTGTCGTTCGGGAGTAAGGATCTGTGA
- a CDS encoding DNA topoisomerase 3: protein MRLCIAEKPSVALEIARVLGANTRRDGFYEGNGYVVSWTYGHLCTLKDPGDYTPAWKRWDMRCLPMIPPRFGIKLIEEEHCMRQFRVLEALIAKADEVINCGDAGQEGELIQRWVMQKARCQCPVKRLWISSLTEEAIREGFHRLKDASAYQRLYEAGLARAIGDWLLGMNATRLYSLRFGGPGRVLSIGRVQTPTLALIVRRQREIEAFRPEPFWELKTVYRDVTFTASRGRFAKKEEGEALLRAIEGQPFTVTDVTKKKGREAPPKLFDLTSLQVECNRRFSLSAEETLRLIQSLYEKKVTTYPRVDTTYLSEDLHPKVSGILKGMTDYAALTAPLTAAPIAKNKRVFDNKKVTDHHAIIPTGTAAPAGLSADERRVYDIVARRFIAAFYPDCEVATTTVTGASAEVDFRATGRQILKPGWRTVFEREGSKKEEKAEEEEAEESVLPAFRKGESGPHRPSLVEKQTTPPKPYTEATLLRAMETAGRFVDDEALREAMKENGIGRPSTRANIIKTLLKRDYIRRERKHLVATPTGVSLIDTIHEELLKSPELTGQWERKLRGIEQGSYEASAFLTELKEMVARIVR, encoded by the coding sequence ATGAGACTTTGCATTGCGGAGAAGCCGAGCGTGGCTCTGGAGATTGCGCGTGTGCTGGGGGCAAACACGCGGCGAGATGGGTTTTATGAGGGCAACGGCTACGTGGTCTCATGGACCTACGGCCACCTCTGCACGCTGAAGGATCCGGGCGACTACACGCCGGCGTGGAAACGCTGGGATATGCGCTGCCTACCGATGATCCCGCCACGATTCGGCATCAAGCTGATCGAGGAGGAGCATTGCATGCGGCAGTTTCGCGTGCTGGAGGCTCTCATCGCGAAGGCTGACGAGGTGATCAACTGCGGCGACGCGGGTCAGGAGGGGGAACTGATTCAGCGTTGGGTAATGCAGAAGGCGCGTTGCCAGTGCCCCGTGAAACGGCTCTGGATCTCATCGCTCACGGAGGAGGCCATCCGCGAGGGCTTCCACCGACTCAAGGACGCCTCGGCCTACCAACGACTCTACGAGGCGGGTCTGGCGCGCGCCATCGGCGACTGGCTCCTGGGCATGAATGCCACACGACTCTACAGCCTACGCTTCGGTGGGCCCGGACGCGTGCTCTCCATCGGACGGGTGCAGACGCCCACGCTGGCCCTGATCGTCCGTCGGCAGCGCGAGATCGAGGCATTCCGGCCGGAGCCGTTTTGGGAGCTGAAGACCGTCTATCGCGATGTCACCTTCACGGCCTCCCGCGGACGGTTCGCAAAGAAGGAGGAGGGCGAGGCGCTGCTGCGTGCCATCGAGGGGCAGCCGTTCACCGTGACCGATGTCACGAAAAAGAAGGGCCGTGAGGCGCCCCCGAAGCTCTTCGACCTGACCTCGCTGCAGGTGGAGTGCAACCGCCGTTTCTCGCTCTCAGCCGAGGAGACACTGCGCCTGATCCAATCTCTCTATGAGAAGAAGGTGACCACCTACCCGCGCGTGGACACGACGTACCTCAGCGAAGATCTTCACCCGAAGGTGTCCGGAATATTGAAAGGGATGACCGATTACGCCGCCCTGACCGCACCACTCACCGCTGCACCGATCGCGAAGAATAAGCGGGTGTTCGACAACAAGAAGGTGACGGATCACCACGCCATCATCCCCACCGGTACGGCCGCACCAGCAGGGCTTTCGGCCGATGAGCGACGGGTGTACGACATTGTGGCACGACGTTTCATTGCCGCTTTTTATCCCGACTGTGAGGTCGCAACAACGACCGTCACGGGCGCCTCTGCCGAGGTCGATTTCCGAGCCACCGGTCGGCAGATTCTGAAGCCAGGATGGCGCACCGTCTTCGAGCGGGAGGGCAGCAAGAAGGAAGAGAAGGCGGAGGAGGAAGAGGCGGAAGAATCCGTGCTGCCAGCCTTCCGAAAAGGCGAGAGCGGGCCACATCGGCCATCGCTCGTAGAGAAACAGACCACCCCGCCAAAGCCCTACACCGAGGCCACGCTGCTCCGGGCCATGGAGACGGCCGGCCGTTTCGTGGACGACGAGGCACTCCGTGAAGCAATGAAGGAGAATGGCATCGGCCGACCCTCCACGCGTGCGAACATCATCAAGACACTGCTCAAGCGCGATTATATCCGCCGTGAGCGGAAGCATTTGGTGGCCACCCCGACGGGTGTCAGCCTGATCGACACCATCCACGAGGAGCTGCTGAAGAGCCCCGAGCTGACGGGCCAATGGGAGCGTAAGCTCCGCGGCATCGAGCAAGGCAGCTACGAAGCCTCGGCCTTCCTCACGGAGCTCAAGGAGATGGTAGCAAGAATTGTGCGGTAG
- a CDS encoding RNA polymerase sigma factor yields the protein MDTSYFRNKLLGLQDYMMNFALTLTADREDAMDLTQETSLRVLDNLEKYTDNRNFKGWVLTVMRNIFINNYRRVLRSQTVVEQDIDLYHLEATTESSIETPESACRLQEITKAIGELNDELRVPFTMYVSGYRYNEIADALGIPLGTVKSRIFFARQALKTKIEEN from the coding sequence ATGGATACCTCTTATTTCCGGAATAAGTTATTGGGTCTGCAGGACTACATGATGAACTTTGCGCTCACCCTCACGGCCGATCGCGAAGATGCGATGGATCTGACGCAGGAGACGTCGCTCCGTGTCTTGGACAACCTGGAGAAGTACACGGACAACCGCAACTTCAAGGGCTGGGTGTTGACCGTGATGCGGAACATCTTCATCAATAACTACCGCCGTGTGCTGCGCTCGCAGACGGTTGTGGAGCAGGACATCGACCTCTATCACCTCGAGGCCACTACCGAATCGAGCATCGAGACGCCCGAGAGTGCTTGTCGACTGCAGGAGATCACGAAGGCTATCGGCGAGCTGAACGACGAGCTGCGTGTGCCCTTCACCATGTACGTCAGTGGCTATCGCTATAACGAGATTGCCGATGCGCTGGGCATCCCCTTGGGGACGGTCAAGAGTCGCATCTTCTTTGCCCGTCAGGCGCTCAAGACGAAGATCGAAGAGAACTGA
- a CDS encoding leucine-rich repeat domain-containing protein, which yields MKKLITCLCMALAATLGSATLKAQYGPLPGGGYGNSSINWKYETATRTLTLTGYGRIPDYSNLQPAPWAKHRAEIKSIVIGSGITSIGEYAFAGSSTLTSVQIPAGVTQIEDYAFANCSALPAITLPIGVTKIEEGVFLNCSSLRSVTLPQGMQKVGDGAFANCTSLPSITLPLGLREIEKGAFSGCTSLASVSFPAAGLTDIDEGAFYGCTALKAATLPLGLREIDKNAFWGCTSLTNVSIPASVTEIKSGAFGGCTGLRSVTVGWTVPPMPRYPIFPSVPVANVQLNVPRGTESTYRSMPVWNEFLKIGTVANAEVDGRQIYTTDRVLYLTLPQPELVRIFDVSGRLLQTFSAPAGSSTLRLKAGYHIVQVGDTAEKVYAD from the coding sequence ATGAAAAAGTTGATTACATGCTTATGCATGGCCCTTGCGGCGACACTGGGAAGTGCCACCCTGAAGGCACAATATGGCCCCCTACCCGGCGGTGGTTATGGGAATAGCTCGATAAATTGGAAGTATGAGACCGCCACGCGCACCTTGACCCTCACGGGTTATGGCCGCATCCCGGACTATTCCAACCTTCAGCCCGCACCGTGGGCCAAGCACCGGGCCGAGATCAAATCGATCGTTATCGGGAGCGGTATCACAAGCATCGGCGAGTACGCTTTTGCAGGGAGTAGCACCCTGACCTCGGTGCAGATCCCCGCTGGCGTGACGCAAATCGAGGATTACGCCTTTGCGAATTGCTCTGCCCTGCCTGCCATTACGCTGCCGATTGGCGTGACTAAAATCGAAGAAGGAGTCTTCCTCAATTGCTCCTCGCTGCGTTCCGTTACGCTGCCGCAGGGTATGCAGAAGGTGGGCGACGGCGCCTTTGCGAACTGTACCTCCCTGCCCTCCATCACGCTGCCCCTCGGCCTGCGTGAGATTGAAAAGGGTGCTTTCTCGGGCTGTACCTCCTTGGCCTCCGTCTCTTTCCCCGCGGCTGGCCTCACGGACATTGACGAGGGCGCCTTCTACGGCTGTACGGCCCTGAAGGCCGCCACGCTCCCGCTCGGCCTGCGTGAGATCGATAAGAACGCCTTCTGGGGTTGCACATCCTTGACGAATGTCTCTATCCCCGCCAGTGTGACGGAGATTAAGAGTGGTGCCTTCGGTGGGTGTACAGGCCTGCGCAGCGTGACCGTAGGGTGGACCGTTCCGCCTATGCCGCGTTATCCGATCTTCCCGTCCGTACCCGTAGCCAACGTGCAGCTGAATGTTCCTCGGGGAACAGAGTCGACGTATCGCTCGATGCCCGTCTGGAACGAGTTCCTGAAGATCGGCACCGTGGCCAACGCCGAGGTGGACGGTCGCCAGATCTACACCACCGACAGAGTGCTTTACCTCACGCTTCCGCAGCCGGAGCTTGTCCGCATCTTCGACGTTAGCGGTCGACTGTTGCAGACGTTCAGCGCTCCCGCTGGCTCCTCCACCCTCCGCCTGAAGGCTGGCTACCACATCGTCCAAGTGGGCGACACGGCCGAGAAGGTGTACGCGGACTAA
- the deoC gene encoding deoxyribose-phosphate aldolase: protein MNRNEHEHHHDCDCHHHHDEEEMADKYHECFNRFQPALTDAEVAEKTAQLLAEKAPKYFTDDTLKQLHGLIDLTTLTTLDTKDSVWQMVDREVNQWEGTRPDVPHVAAVCTYPNFTETVRQALQVKDVSIAAVAAGFPASQTFPEVKIAEVGMAVLAGADEIDVVMNLGLFKEEAYEELTDELQEIKESCRGARLKVILETGALASAEEIHRATILALYSGADFVKTSTGKGYPGATPEAVYTICRVLKQYQKISGRRAGLKVSGGVRTAEDAVKYYTLVRELLGAEWVHKDTFRIGASSLVQDIRKRL, encoded by the coding sequence ATGAACAGAAACGAACACGAACATCACCACGACTGCGACTGCCATCATCACCACGATGAGGAGGAGATGGCGGATAAGTATCACGAATGCTTCAACCGCTTTCAGCCCGCTCTGACAGACGCGGAGGTGGCCGAAAAGACAGCCCAATTGCTGGCTGAAAAGGCGCCTAAGTACTTCACGGACGACACGCTGAAGCAGCTCCATGGCCTGATCGACCTCACCACGCTGACCACCTTGGATACGAAGGATTCCGTCTGGCAGATGGTCGATAGGGAGGTCAATCAGTGGGAGGGCACCCGCCCGGATGTACCCCATGTGGCGGCCGTGTGTACGTACCCCAATTTCACCGAAACCGTTCGGCAGGCCTTACAAGTCAAGGACGTTTCGATAGCTGCCGTAGCGGCCGGATTCCCCGCCTCGCAGACCTTCCCGGAGGTCAAGATTGCGGAGGTCGGTATGGCCGTCCTGGCCGGTGCAGACGAGATTGATGTGGTCATGAACCTGGGGCTTTTCAAGGAAGAAGCCTACGAGGAGCTGACCGACGAATTGCAGGAGATCAAAGAGAGCTGTCGCGGTGCACGGCTGAAGGTGATCCTTGAGACGGGCGCTTTGGCGTCGGCCGAGGAGATCCACCGAGCTACCATCTTGGCCCTCTATTCGGGCGCTGACTTCGTCAAGACGTCTACGGGCAAGGGCTATCCTGGTGCCACGCCTGAAGCCGTCTACACCATCTGCCGTGTGCTGAAGCAATACCAAAAGATCAGTGGGCGACGCGCTGGCCTGAAGGTCTCCGGAGGCGTACGCACGGCCGAGGACGCGGTGAAGTATTACACCCTCGTCCGGGAGTTGCTTGGAGCCGAATGGGTGCATAAAGACACCTTCCGCATCGGCGCCAGCAGCCTCGTACAAGACATTCGCAAGAGATTATAG
- a CDS encoding nucleotide pyrophosphohydrolase, which produces MENLTIRDVQRRVDDWIKTYGVRYFSELTNMAILTEEVGEVARIMARRYGEQSFKASDAKHDLADEMADVLWVLVCLANQTGVDLTEAFERNLKKKTERDNERHLHNQKLQ; this is translated from the coding sequence ATGGAAAATCTGACGATAAGAGACGTGCAACGCCGCGTCGACGACTGGATCAAGACCTACGGCGTACGCTACTTCAGTGAGCTGACGAACATGGCCATCCTTACCGAAGAAGTGGGAGAGGTGGCGCGTATCATGGCCCGTCGATATGGCGAACAATCGTTTAAAGCCAGCGATGCGAAGCATGATTTGGCCGACGAGATGGCCGATGTGCTGTGGGTTTTGGTCTGTCTGGCTAACCAGACGGGCGTCGACCTGACCGAGGCTTTCGAGAGGAACCTGAAGAAGAAAACCGAACGTGACAACGAGAGGCATTTACACAATCAAAAACTACAATAG